Genomic DNA from Corylus avellana chromosome ca4, CavTom2PMs-1.0:
ACGTGGGATGTGGTGATGACATTCATGTAGATCCTCAgcattctgacgtggcagagcCGGGCACATCCACACCGTTCACGCTTGACTTCACGACGTTGAGCGATATGGGGATCGTTTCACATGGCCATTTCCAGCGGCACCCATACCCCAATAGCGGAGCACAAGTGGATGATAGTGATGAGACACAGCCTCCGGATAGCACTGAGGGTGATGAGGATGGTGTCGCGCATGACACACATTTCGATGATGCCGCTACACGCCCGTTGAAGGTGGATGAGGTTCGgacgataagtaagtatatGTGTTAAAATATCggaatatgtattttatttaattttaatatgtgGTTAGTTTAAATAAGTAACTAACTTGTTCAATTCGTAATGTATTAGGTGTAGATCAAAATGGCATCACCCACTACCATATATTGAGTGTCAAGTCAAGCCACAAGCTGTGGGAGATCCCCGATGGCCAGAGGATCGTGTGCGAGTATAACCCTGCGTGGCAGCCTGTGGGACAAAGTGCTTCcaaatttagacggatgaccggAGTGTTCGTCAGGAGCAGTACTTATGTACGGATTAGCGACGAGTGGAAGAAGGTATCGGAGCGTAAGAAGGTCGGAGCGTAAGAAGGAAGATATTTGGGATGCATTGAtggtatgttataattaaatattattgtatttatgataatgatttatatattcatatatttatctCAAATAGATGGACAATATTGTTAATGCATATGATATGTGTGAATATATGCAGAAGCACTTCTATATCCCACCTGACTGCGATATCGCGGCCATTAAACGGGACGCTTTCCTTGATATGCGAAACAAGCATACGACTTGGAGGTATGAGTTGAAGAAGAGTCTTCACATCACATCGGACGATACTCCGGCGACAGTGAAGGCTAGGGAAGGAGGACAATTATCCACGTACAATAGAGAGGACGTGGATATATTATTGGAGATATGGTGTACGGCAGAGAATCAAGTAAGTCACACATTTTAGtgagttttgtttagttttattaaaatgaatgtgATAGCCTAAAATGTTAACTTGTTCAATTGTGTAGGAATATGCTGCATATATGAAGGGAATCCGGTCGAAGAACAAGGAGCCTCACTGCACCGGATCAAAGAGCTATGCCAGGGCTACACATGAAGAAGTATGTTTTTTgatcagttatatatataacttatgtattgtgtttatgttttaattttttacgttGTATTTGTGTATGCAGAAAATAAATACCGGGGTTACGCCAACACGAGCGCAGTCTTACATCAAAACACACGAGAAGAAGACTGGCGGATATCCAAATGACTTGGTTGCCGAAAAATGTGTACGCTACTAATAACCGATATGTTTTGGTTAATGTATATGCCtcttgtaatttaatttaatgtttataaTTGCTTCTGTTACTGTGTACcctacaggagaggatgaaggagttGCTTCCCACTGACTCGGCTGCTACACAATCTGTCACCGAGGGCACAGTACGGTGGGCGCCCGACGATGCGTACGCACAGGGGATGGGCAATAAGCCGGAGTACGCAGGTCGGGTTCGCCAGGTTGGAGCAGGTATACTACCTGTGCGCGGTAGCATACACTCCTACTATAGACCAGTCGCGCCACGCTCACAACCTCCCGGGAGCTCTGGTGTCCCAGAACTGATAGAAACTGCACTACAAGTTGAGCGGGAGAAGCACAAGCAGGAGATGGATGCGCTTCAGCAGACACAGCGAGAGCAGGCAACGGAGCAACAAGCTGAACGGGAGAGGCACAGGGCGGAGATAGCAGCGCTGTTAGATGCACAGCGAGTGGAGGTTGAGCAGCAGGTTGCTGTGCGGCTAGCTGAGACCCGGGCTAGTATGACCACTATGTACGAGGCACGTTTTCGTCAACT
This window encodes:
- the LOC132180095 gene encoding uncharacterized protein LOC132180095, whose translation is MKHFYIPPDCDIAAIKRDAFLDMRNKHTTWRYELKKSLHITSDDTPATVKAREGGQLSTYNREDVDILLEIWCTAENQEYAAYMKGIRSKNKEPHCTGSKSYARATHEEKINTGVTPTRAQSYIKTHEKKTGGYPNDLVAEKCERMKELLPTDSAATQSVTEGTVRWAPDDAYAQGMGNKPEYAGRVRQVGAGILPVRGSIHSYYRPVAPRSQPPGSSGVPELIETALQVEREKHKQEMDALQQTQREQATEQQAERERHRAEIAALLDAQRVEVEQQVAVRLAETRASMTTMYEARFRQLEHMFKSSSSSDTTRVKDVTEKESPARLVVKSLVGSEPGIAEKLSNEEAIDLD
- the LOC132178229 gene encoding uncharacterized protein LOC132178229; translation: MSYRGKRKAQGQPTVRLTSAAHDVHSSPRANMEPEGYRPVLPHHVEGHTDAGRDVGCGDDIHVDPQHSDVAEPGTSTPFTLDFTTLSDMGIVSHGHFQRHPYPNSGAQVDDSDETQPPDSTEGDEDGVAHDTHFDDAATRPLKVDEVRTISVDQNGITHYHILSVKSSHKLWEIPDGQRIVCEYNPAWQPVGQSASKFRRMTGVFVRSSTYVRISDEWKKVSERKKVGA